From Primulina huaijiensis isolate GDHJ02 chromosome 15, ASM1229523v2, whole genome shotgun sequence, one genomic window encodes:
- the LOC140960352 gene encoding myb-related protein 308-like, which yields MGRSPCCEKAHTNKGAWTKEEDDRLIAYIRAHGEGCWRSLPKAAGLLRCGKSCRLRWINYLRPDLKRGNFTEDEDELIIKLHSLLGNKWSVIAGRLPGRTDNEIKNYWNTHIRRKLISRGIDPTTHRSINEPAAPPAQEIETISFNSAAKDYNMNMKENKSTTSTTTACGISSKVEEIIHVQEPVPDLNLELRISLPYQQDPFKTGGRRSSNSSSLCFDCSMGLQKTKDCSCITSSIISGSGSSNSGRYDFLGLKTGVLDYRSLEMK from the exons ATGGGAAGGTCACCTTGCTGTGAGAAAGCTCACACAAACAAAGGGGCATGGACCAAAGAAGAAGATGATCGCCTTATTGCTTACATAAGGGCTCACGGCGAGGGCTGCTGGCGGTCACTGCCCAAAGCCGCCGGTCTCCTCCGCTGCGGAAAGAGCTGCCGCCTCCGGTGGATCAATTACTTGAGGCCTGATCTCAAGCGTGGCAACTTCACAGAAGATGAAGATGAACTCATCATCAAACTCCATAGCCTTCTTGGTAACAA ATGGTCTGTTATTGCCGGAAGATTACCGGGGAGAACGGATAACGAGATAAAGAATTATTGGAACACCCATATAAGAAGAAAACTCATAAGCCGAGGGATTGATCCAACAACCCACAGATCAATCAACGAACCCGCGGCACCTCCAGCGCAAGAAATCGAAACCATTTCTTTCAATTCTGCCGCAAAAGATTACAATATGAatatgaaagaaaataaaagcaCAACCAGCACTACTACTGCATGTGGGATTTCGAGTAAAGTAGAAGAAATAATCCATGTGCAAGAACCTGTTCCGGATTTGAATCTGGAGCTCCGAATCAGCCTCCCATATCAGCAAGATCCATTCAAGACAGGAGGAAGACGAAGCAGCAACAGTAGTTCCCTGTGCTTTGATTGCAGCATGGGGTTGCAGAAGACTAAAGATTGCAGTTGTATTACAAGCAGTATAATCAGTGGCAGTGGCAGTAGCAATTCTGGGAGGTACGACTTTCTTGGGTTGAAGACCGGAGTTCTGGATTACAGAAGCTtggaaatgaaatga